One Vitis riparia cultivar Riparia Gloire de Montpellier isolate 1030 chromosome 4, EGFV_Vit.rip_1.0, whole genome shotgun sequence genomic window carries:
- the LOC117912270 gene encoding NAC domain-containing protein 37 produces the protein MMDSMESCVPPGFRFHPTDEELVGYYLKKKVASQKIDLDVIRDIDLYRIEPWDLQERCRIGYEEQNEWYFFSHKDKKYPTGTRTNRATMAGFWKATGRDKAVYDKTKLIGMRKTLVFYKGRAPNGQKTDWIMHEYRLESEENGPPQEEGWVVCRAFKKRTTSQSKSIEGWDTSYFYDEPSGVSTVMDPIDYISRQPQNYLGQNFLCKQEIEADNLNFMHATEHFVQLPQLESPSLPLMKRPSSVSLISENNEEEDQTRGCNNAEKVTDWRALDKFVASQLSQEDRYEGDGVSSFGAHHNSDMALLLLQSSRDEANKLNGFLNSSSDCDIGICVFEK, from the exons ATGATGGACTCTATGGAATCATGCGTCCCTCCAGGATTTCGATTCCACCCCACTGACGAGGAACTTGTTGGCTATTACCTCAAGAAGAAGGTCGCATCACAAAAGATTGATCTCGACGTTATCAGGGATATCGATCTGTATAGGATTGAACCTTGGGACCTCCAAG AGAGATGCCGGATCGGGTATGAAGAGCAGAATGAGTGGTATTTCTTCAGCCACAAGGATAAGAAATATCCAACAGGGACGAGGACCAATAGAGCGACCATGGCTGGGTTTTGGAAGGCGACGGGACGAGACAAAGCAGTGTATGATAAGACAAAACTCATCGGCATGAGGAAAACCCTCGTCTTTTACAAAGGGCGAGCGCCCAATGGGCAGAAAACTGACTGGATTATGCACGAGTACAGGCTCGAATCGGAAGAGAATGGACCTCCACAG GAAGAAGGATGGGTAGTCTGCCGAGCATTCAAAAAGAGAACCACCAGCCAAAGCAAGAGCATTGAAGGGTGGGACACAAGCTACTTCTACGATGAACCAAGTGGTGTGAGCACAGTCATGGATCCAATTGATTACATCTCAAGGCAGCCCCAGAACTATCTGGGGCAGAATTTCTTGTGTAAGCAAGAGATAGAGGCAGATAATTTGAATTTCATGCACGCTACCGAACACTTTGTGCAGCTTCCTCAGCTAGAAAGCCCATCTCTGCCATTAATGAAGAGGCCAAGTTCAGTTTCTTTAATATCAGAAAACAATGAGGAGGAAGATCAGACTAGAGGGTGCAACAACGCTGAGAAAGTCACAGATTGGAGGGCCCTCGACAAGTTTGTTGCTTCTCAGTTGAGTCAAGAAGACAGATATGAGGGTGATGGCGTTTCAAGCTTTGGAGCACATCATAATTCGGATATGGCGTTGCTGTTATTGCAGAGTAGTAGGGATGAAGCCAACAAGCTAAATGGGTTCTTGAATTCAAGCTCAGACTGCGACATCGGAATATGTGTATTTGAGAAATGA